A portion of the Syntrophobacterales bacterium genome contains these proteins:
- a CDS encoding glycoside hydrolase family 15 protein, with the protein MPRDIPVGNGNLLVAFDRNYLLRDLYFPCVGKENHTNGHPFRLGFWVAGAFSWVSEEWEIQQHYLEDTLVTAVTLENVKLGIRVMANDWVDFHENIYLKRMTVENLTDQPQDVRVFFNHDFHISGTEIGDTAVYRPDARCLLHYKDDRYFLINIHAKGETGIREYAMGVKEQGSMLGTWMDAEDGVLGGNPIAQGSVDSVAGVRLLIEPAAKETFFYWICAGETWEEVRLLNQIVTGKTPEVLFKRTADYWKLWVSKEGLNYHLIPEKIARLYRQSLLIIRTQTDNRGGILAANDSDNMQFNRDTYSYVWTRDGALIALALDDAGYFGLARDFFNFCSRVITPEGYFRHKYTPTGAVGSSWHPWIHSGQEQMPIQEDETALVIWALWHHFSIYKDIEFIKPLYKRLVKNGADFMLRYRDSVTKLPLPSYDLWEERRGVLTFTACSVYAGLLAAANFAHAFGETDIGHGYETAAAEVKDALTHHLYLKEKKRFARMITFNKDGSQVVDDTVDASLYSLFAFGVFPPDDERVSETMRQVHEKLWCQTAIGGLARYEGDIYHKIDDRLPGNPRIICTLWMAQYYIAKAGSAEDLGKALEILSWVTDRALPSGVLAEQIHPHTGEPVSVSPLTWSHAAFVFAVQEYLNKYVKLNAYAECGHPKYSKYANNNPPGGKPS; encoded by the coding sequence ATGCCCCGAGATATCCCCGTAGGAAACGGCAATCTTTTGGTCGCCTTTGACCGGAATTATCTGCTTCGAGATCTCTATTTCCCCTGTGTAGGAAAAGAAAACCACACCAACGGCCATCCTTTCCGTCTAGGCTTCTGGGTCGCCGGCGCCTTTTCCTGGGTATCGGAGGAATGGGAGATACAGCAGCATTATCTCGAAGACACCCTGGTGACGGCCGTCACCCTTGAGAATGTAAAGCTCGGGATAAGGGTCATGGCCAACGACTGGGTGGATTTTCATGAAAACATCTATCTCAAGAGAATGACCGTGGAAAATCTCACCGATCAGCCGCAGGATGTCAGGGTTTTTTTCAATCACGACTTCCATATCTCCGGCACGGAAATCGGCGATACGGCGGTGTACCGGCCCGATGCCCGATGTCTTCTCCATTACAAGGATGACCGCTATTTCCTCATCAATATCCACGCCAAGGGCGAAACGGGAATTCGCGAGTATGCGATGGGCGTCAAGGAGCAGGGATCGATGCTGGGAACCTGGATGGATGCCGAGGACGGCGTTCTGGGGGGAAACCCGATTGCCCAGGGGTCCGTGGATTCCGTCGCGGGTGTGCGGCTGCTGATTGAACCCGCGGCCAAGGAAACGTTTTTCTATTGGATCTGCGCCGGGGAAACCTGGGAAGAGGTGCGCCTTCTGAATCAAATTGTCACGGGCAAAACACCGGAGGTCCTTTTCAAGCGCACCGCCGATTACTGGAAATTGTGGGTCAGCAAGGAAGGATTAAACTACCATCTGATCCCGGAAAAAATCGCCCGGCTTTACCGGCAGAGCCTGCTCATTATCAGAACCCAGACGGACAATCGCGGCGGCATACTGGCGGCGAACGATTCCGACAACATGCAATTCAATCGGGATACGTACAGCTACGTCTGGACCAGGGACGGCGCCCTGATCGCCCTGGCGCTCGATGATGCCGGATATTTCGGTCTCGCGAGGGATTTCTTCAATTTCTGTTCACGGGTAATTACTCCCGAAGGCTATTTTCGACATAAGTACACCCCTACCGGCGCTGTCGGAAGCTCCTGGCATCCCTGGATTCATTCTGGTCAGGAGCAGATGCCCATCCAGGAAGACGAGACGGCCCTGGTGATTTGGGCACTTTGGCATCATTTCAGCATCTATAAGGATATAGAATTCATCAAGCCCTTGTACAAACGACTGGTTAAAAACGGCGCGGATTTCATGCTGCGGTACCGGGATTCTGTCACAAAGCTTCCCCTGCCCAGCTATGACCTCTGGGAAGAACGGAGAGGGGTCCTGACCTTTACGGCCTGTTCCGTTTACGCAGGACTCCTGGCGGCGGCAAACTTCGCCCATGCCTTCGGGGAGACTGATATTGGGCATGGTTATGAAACCGCGGCGGCGGAGGTCAAGGATGCCTTGACCCACCACCTCTATCTGAAAGAGAAAAAACGGTTTGCCCGAATGATCACCTTCAACAAGGATGGCTCTCAGGTAGTCGATGACACGGTCGATGCCAGCCTTTACAGCCTGTTCGCCTTCGGCGTCTTTCCGCCCGACGACGAGCGGGTATCGGAAACCATGCGTCAGGTCCACGAAAAACTCTGGTGCCAAACTGCTATCGGCGGCCTTGCCCGTTACGAGGGCGATATCTATCATAAGATCGATGATCGCCTTCCGGGAAATCCCCGGATCATCTGCACGTTGTGGATGGCGCAATATTATATTGCCAAGGCCGGTTCGGCTGAAGATTTGGGAAAAGCGTTGGAGATCCTATCGTGGGTTACGGATCGGGCGCTCCCCAGCGGGGTTCTCGCGGAGCAGATTCACCCGCATACCGGCGAGCCCGTTTCCGTATCGCCGTTGACCTGGAGCCATGCTGCCTTTGTTTTCGCTGTACAGGAATATCTCAACAAATATGTAAAATTGAATGCTTATGCGGAATGCGGCCATCCTAAATATTCGAAATATGCGAATAACAATCCTCCTGGAGGAAAACCATCATGA
- the gnd gene encoding decarboxylating 6-phosphogluconate dehydrogenase translates to MELVMVGLGKMGLNMAVRLIRGNHRVVGYDPAEKALQAARGAVSEVTQNLSDIETLLSPPRVVWLMAPSGNPTEKTLESVKELLSAGDIIIDGGNSNYKDSVRRAASLKERGIHFVDVGTSGGVWGLKEGYSLMIGGEKAVVERLRPIFETLAPDPLKGWGHVGPCGAGHFVKMVHNGIEYGLMQAYAEGFEIMKAKEDFPLDLHQICEIWRHGSVVRSWLLDLTSEAFADSNDLSGIEGWVEDSGEGRWTIAEAINENVPAPVITLALQMRLVSRQKESFAAKVLAAMRNKFGGHAVKEKKLP, encoded by the coding sequence ATGGAACTTGTCATGGTCGGATTGGGGAAAATGGGTTTGAATATGGCTGTTCGATTGATACGGGGCAATCATCGCGTCGTGGGCTATGATCCTGCGGAAAAAGCCCTCCAGGCTGCCCGGGGGGCGGTCTCCGAAGTTACACAGAATCTATCCGATATTGAAACCCTGTTATCCCCACCGCGAGTCGTCTGGCTCATGGCGCCGTCCGGAAATCCTACCGAAAAAACCTTGGAATCCGTAAAGGAACTTCTCAGCGCAGGAGACATCATTATCGACGGCGGAAACAGCAACTACAAGGATTCTGTGAGGCGGGCCGCTTCCCTGAAGGAAAGGGGAATCCATTTTGTCGACGTGGGCACCAGCGGAGGGGTATGGGGACTCAAGGAAGGGTACAGCCTCATGATCGGCGGAGAGAAGGCGGTTGTAGAACGACTGCGACCTATTTTTGAAACCCTTGCCCCGGATCCGCTGAAAGGCTGGGGCCACGTCGGTCCCTGCGGCGCGGGGCACTTCGTCAAAATGGTTCACAACGGCATCGAATACGGTTTGATGCAGGCCTACGCGGAGGGATTCGAAATCATGAAGGCAAAAGAGGATTTCCCTCTCGACCTGCACCAGATTTGCGAAATCTGGCGCCATGGAAGCGTTGTCAGATCCTGGCTCCTGGATTTGACCTCCGAAGCCTTCGCCGACAGCAATGATCTGAGCGGAATCGAAGGCTGGGTGGAGGACAGCGGCGAGGGGCGTTGGACCATCGCCGAGGCGATCAATGAAAATGTGCCCGCCCCCGTCATCACGCTTGCGCTTCAAATGCGCCTTGTCAGCAGGCAAAAGGAAAGTTTCGCCGCAAAAGTTCTTGCCGCTATGAGAAACAAATTCGGCGGGCATGCGGTCAAAGAGAAGAAGCTGCCTTGA